One segment of Solanum stenotomum isolate F172 chromosome 1, ASM1918654v1, whole genome shotgun sequence DNA contains the following:
- the LOC125872454 gene encoding uncharacterized protein LOC125872454: MSPYQLVFGKSCHLPVELEHKPSWALKALNLDLTKAPRERLDQLNKIDVFRLRSYDSSAIYKEKMKKWHDTQIVQRDFNVGDWVLFYNSRLRLFPGKLKSKWSGPFRVTRVLTNGTIEVEVKEGPPFTVNGQCLKLYLGDCQEISLVEELYLEDA, translated from the coding sequence ATGTCCCCATATCAGCTAGTTTTTGGTAAATCATGCCATTTACCTGTTGAGCTAGAACACAAACCCTCATGGGCATTGAAAGCTTTGAATTTAGATTTAACAAAGGCTCCAAGGGAGAGGTTGGaccaattaaataaaatagatgTCTTCAGGCTCAGATCTTACGACAGCTCAGCCATTtacaaagagaaaatgaagaaatggcatGACACACAGATAGTCCAGAGGGATTTCAACGTGGGAGATTGGGTGTTATTCTACAACTCACGACTAAGGCTATTCCCAGGAAAGCTTAAATCCAAATGGTCTGGGCCTTTCAGAGTGACACGAGTGTTGACCAATGGTACCATAGAAGTTGAAGTTAAAGAGGGACCCCCATTTACTGTTAACGGACAGTGTTTGAAGTTATACCTTGGGGACTGTCAGGAAATCTCTTTAGTTGAAGAATTGTATCTGGAGGATGCTTGA